Proteins encoded by one window of Micromonospora coxensis:
- a CDS encoding uracil-DNA glycosylase has translation MAEARTPDEVVARAARATDLADLDGAVGDCFACPRLVGWREEVARTKRAAFRDQEYWGRPVPGFGTADARIAILGLAPAAHGGNRTGRIFTGDRSGDVLFAALHRAGLANQPTSVAADDGLTLRDLRVFSAVRCAPPDNKPTPAERDTCAPWLHREVALIRPTLRVVVALGAFAWAAWWPTLRHVYGVAPPSPRPVFGHGAHWSGTAAPDLLGCYHVSQQNTFTGRLTPGMLDDVFARAKQLAGVD, from the coding sequence TTGGCTGAGGCCCGTACCCCCGACGAGGTGGTCGCCCGCGCCGCGCGGGCGACCGACCTGGCCGACCTCGACGGCGCGGTCGGTGACTGCTTCGCCTGCCCGCGCCTGGTCGGCTGGCGGGAGGAGGTCGCCCGGACGAAGCGGGCGGCCTTCCGGGACCAGGAGTACTGGGGCCGCCCGGTCCCCGGCTTCGGCACGGCGGACGCCCGGATCGCCATCCTCGGCCTGGCCCCGGCCGCGCACGGCGGCAACCGCACCGGCCGCATCTTCACCGGCGACCGCTCCGGCGACGTGCTCTTCGCCGCGCTGCACCGCGCCGGCCTGGCCAACCAGCCGACCAGCGTCGCCGCCGACGACGGGCTCACCCTGCGCGACCTGCGCGTCTTCTCCGCCGTGCGGTGCGCGCCGCCGGACAACAAACCCACCCCCGCCGAACGGGACACCTGCGCCCCCTGGCTGCACCGCGAGGTGGCGCTGATCCGGCCCACCCTGCGCGTGGTGGTGGCGCTGGGCGCCTTCGCCTGGGCCGCGTGGTGGCCGACGCTGCGGCACGTGTACGGCGTCGCCCCGCCCAGCCCGCGACCGGTCTTCGGCCATGGGGCACACTGGTCCGGGACGGCCGCCCCCGACCTGCTCGGCTGCTACCACGTCAGCCAGCAGAACACGTTCACGGGACGGCTGACACCAGGGATGCTGGACGACGTGTTCGCCCGGGCGAAACAACTCGCCGGAGTGGACTGA
- a CDS encoding DUF4129 domain-containing protein: MDLGVLRRWWPVAVVVLLLAAAALAAGNSSIGASRIPPVADNIPYVPEYPAGEPAPSIPVEPRTDAERTQADVPQWIATVAIVLLGLAILAALGYLTWTLLRGALRRRTRAVPVARARRTAEGTAREVVAALDAGLVELDDADTDPRTAVIACWVRLEEAATEAGVPRRTGDTPTDLVTRLLRGDPAAGVPAIASADVLAEFAHVYREARYATHAVDARMRDQARAALRRLRGELAALATAAGEVSA; this comes from the coding sequence ATGGACCTCGGCGTGCTGCGCAGATGGTGGCCCGTCGCCGTGGTGGTCCTGCTGCTCGCCGCCGCGGCGCTCGCCGCCGGCAACTCCTCGATCGGGGCCAGCCGCATCCCGCCGGTCGCCGACAACATCCCGTACGTCCCGGAGTACCCCGCCGGTGAGCCGGCCCCCTCGATCCCCGTCGAGCCGCGCACCGACGCCGAGCGGACCCAGGCCGACGTGCCGCAGTGGATCGCCACCGTGGCGATCGTGCTGCTCGGCCTCGCCATCCTCGCCGCCCTCGGCTACCTGACCTGGACGCTGCTGCGCGGCGCGCTGCGCCGGCGGACCCGCGCGGTGCCGGTGGCCCGGGCCCGGCGCACCGCCGAGGGCACCGCCCGGGAGGTGGTCGCCGCCCTCGACGCCGGCCTGGTCGAGTTGGACGACGCCGACACCGACCCGCGCACCGCGGTCATCGCCTGCTGGGTACGCCTGGAGGAGGCCGCCACCGAGGCCGGGGTGCCACGGCGCACCGGGGACACCCCGACCGACCTGGTCACCCGGCTGCTGCGGGGCGACCCGGCCGCCGGGGTCCCCGCGATCGCCAGCGCCGACGTGCTGGCGGAGTTCGCGCACGTCTACCGCGAGGCCCGCTACGCCACCCACGCCGTGGACGCGCGGATGCGCGACCAGGCCCGGGCCGCGTTGCGCCGGCTGCGCGGCGAGCTGGCCGCCCTCGCCACCGCCGCCGGCGAGGTGTCGGCGTGA
- a CDS encoding AAA family ATPase, which yields MNDVDRSIPATEVGHLARAVLDAVGQVVVGKREALELVLAGILAGGHVLLEDLPGLGKTLTARSFAQALGLDFRRLQFTPDLLPADVTGSFLYDQRSGDFSFRAGPVFTNLLLADEINRTPPKTQSALLEAMQEKQVSVEGVTYKLDEPFHVLATANPIEYEGTYPLPEAQLDRFLLRVSFGYPQREEEWDVLRRRMARRREEAEIKPVVDAATLRAMQAALEDVVVEDSVGRYIVDLTAATREHPSVLVGASPRGSLALLLLARVRAVFAGRDYVVPEDVKEVAAPALAHRITLRPEMWLRRVDPSFVVGEVLEQTPAPASGALPSHAAGRAGR from the coding sequence ATGAACGACGTGGACCGCAGCATCCCCGCCACCGAGGTGGGCCACCTGGCCCGGGCGGTGCTGGACGCGGTCGGTCAGGTCGTGGTCGGCAAGCGGGAGGCGCTGGAGCTGGTGCTCGCCGGCATCCTGGCCGGCGGACACGTGCTGCTGGAGGACCTGCCCGGCCTCGGCAAGACGCTGACCGCGCGGTCCTTCGCGCAGGCCCTCGGGCTGGACTTCCGCCGCCTGCAGTTCACCCCCGACCTGCTCCCGGCCGACGTCACCGGCTCCTTCCTCTACGACCAGCGCAGCGGCGACTTCTCGTTCCGCGCCGGTCCGGTCTTCACCAACCTGCTGCTCGCCGACGAGATCAACCGGACGCCGCCGAAGACCCAGTCGGCGCTGCTGGAGGCGATGCAGGAGAAGCAGGTCTCCGTGGAGGGCGTCACCTACAAGCTGGACGAGCCGTTCCACGTGCTCGCCACCGCCAACCCGATCGAGTACGAGGGCACCTACCCGCTGCCGGAGGCGCAGCTGGACCGGTTCCTGCTGCGGGTGTCGTTCGGCTACCCGCAGCGCGAGGAGGAGTGGGACGTGCTGCGCCGGCGGATGGCCCGCCGCCGCGAGGAGGCCGAGATCAAGCCGGTGGTCGACGCGGCCACGCTGCGCGCCATGCAGGCCGCGCTGGAGGACGTGGTGGTCGAGGACTCCGTCGGCCGGTACATCGTCGACCTGACCGCGGCCACCCGGGAGCACCCGTCGGTGCTGGTCGGGGCGTCGCCGCGTGGCTCGCTGGCGCTGCTGCTGCTGGCCCGCGTCCGGGCCGTCTTCGCCGGGCGCGACTACGTGGTCCCGGAGGACGTCAAGGAGGTGGCGGCCCCGGCGCTGGCGCACCGGATCACCCTGCGACCGGAGATGTGGCTGCGCCGGGTCGATCCGTCCTTCGTGGTCGGTGAGGTGCTGGAACAGACCCCCGCCCCGGCCAGCGGCGCGCTTCCCAGCCACGCGGCCGGCCGGGCCGGGCGCTGA